One part of the Streptomyces sp. AM 2-1-1 genome encodes these proteins:
- the metG gene encoding methionine--tRNA ligase has translation MAATGSEKQGETSFYVSTPIYYVNDAPHLGHAYTTVAGDVLTRWHRQRGEKVWYLTGTDEHGQKIMRTADQHGVTPQAWCDKLVEEAWKPLWEHLDIANDDFIRTTEKRHTDRVQEFVQDLYDKDEIYKGGYEGPYCVGCEEYKLPGDLIQAEDGTPLCPIHKKPVEILKEENYFFKLSAYGPKLLEFYEANPGFIQPESARNEVVNFVKQGLQDLSISRSTFDWGVPVPWDEKHVIYVWVDALLNYATAVGYGANQEKFDGTFPADVHLVGKDILRFHAVIWPAMLMAQGLPLPGRIAANGWLMVGGEKMSKSNLTGIKPQDLTSHFGVDAYRWYFLRAIAFGSDGSFSWEDFSARYTSELANDYGNLASRVAAMIGKYFGGTLPGATAAGDAEQAVQDGLAKAVAAADLKIGEELDFQAGILAIFDFVKQVNGYITEQEPWKVAKDGSPEGQARLATILYTASEALRGVAVLLNPVMPETSQKLWESLGAEPSLGALADQRVQDAGTWGRLPAGVTVTKGAVLFPRLEEKPAA, from the coding sequence ATGGCGGCCACTGGATCCGAGAAGCAGGGAGAGACGTCGTTCTACGTCTCCACCCCCATTTACTACGTCAACGACGCTCCTCACCTGGGCCACGCCTACACGACCGTCGCAGGCGACGTGCTCACGCGCTGGCACCGCCAGCGCGGCGAGAAGGTGTGGTACCTCACCGGCACGGACGAGCACGGTCAGAAGATCATGCGCACGGCCGATCAGCACGGCGTCACCCCGCAGGCCTGGTGCGACAAGCTCGTCGAAGAGGCGTGGAAGCCCCTCTGGGAGCACCTCGACATCGCGAACGACGACTTCATCCGCACCACGGAGAAGCGCCACACCGACCGGGTGCAGGAGTTCGTCCAGGACCTGTACGACAAGGACGAGATCTACAAGGGTGGGTACGAAGGCCCGTACTGCGTGGGCTGCGAGGAGTACAAGCTCCCGGGGGACCTCATCCAGGCCGAGGACGGCACGCCCCTGTGCCCGATCCACAAGAAGCCGGTGGAGATCCTCAAGGAGGAGAACTACTTCTTCAAGCTGAGCGCGTACGGCCCGAAGCTGCTGGAGTTCTACGAGGCCAACCCCGGCTTCATCCAGCCGGAGTCCGCCCGCAACGAGGTCGTCAACTTCGTCAAGCAGGGACTCCAGGACCTTTCGATCTCCCGCTCGACCTTCGACTGGGGCGTCCCGGTGCCGTGGGACGAGAAGCACGTCATCTACGTGTGGGTCGACGCGCTGCTCAACTACGCGACGGCGGTCGGTTACGGCGCCAACCAGGAGAAGTTCGACGGGACCTTCCCGGCCGACGTCCACCTGGTCGGCAAGGACATCCTCCGCTTCCACGCGGTGATCTGGCCCGCCATGCTGATGGCCCAGGGCCTCCCGCTGCCGGGCCGGATCGCGGCCAACGGCTGGCTGATGGTCGGCGGCGAGAAGATGTCGAAGTCGAACCTGACCGGCATCAAGCCGCAGGACCTCACCTCGCACTTCGGTGTGGACGCCTACCGCTGGTACTTCCTGCGCGCCATCGCCTTCGGCAGCGACGGCTCCTTCTCGTGGGAGGACTTCTCGGCGCGCTACACCTCCGAGCTGGCCAACGACTACGGCAACCTCGCCTCCCGCGTCGCCGCGATGATCGGCAAGTACTTCGGCGGCACGCTGCCCGGGGCCACCGCCGCGGGGGACGCCGAGCAGGCGGTCCAGGACGGTCTGGCGAAGGCGGTCGCCGCAGCGGACCTGAAGATCGGCGAGGAGCTCGACTTCCAGGCCGGCATCCTGGCCATCTTCGACTTCGTGAAGCAGGTCAACGGCTACATCACGGAGCAGGAGCCGTGGAAGGTGGCCAAGGACGGCTCGCCCGAGGGGCAGGCCCGTCTCGCGACGATCCTGTACACGGCGTCCGAGGCGCTGCGGGGTGTCGCGGTGCTGCTGAACCCGGTGATGCCGGAGACCTCGCAGAAGCTGTGGGAGTCGCTCGGTGCCGAGCCCTCGCTGGGCGCCCTCGCCGACCAGCGCGTTCAGGACGCGGGCACCTGGGGCCGGCTGCCCGCCGGCGTCACGGTCACCAAGGGCGCGGTGCTCTTCCCGCGCCTGGAGGAGAAGCCGGCCGCGTAG
- a CDS encoding L,D-transpeptidase family protein — protein sequence MPLLAPFLALFLVLTGCGAPASSGPVPKGAEVAGSDGEGGQGSVGVLARSAAPAAPPAPSAPAAARPVVPGSPAPSAPSAPSAPSAPSALSVPSVLPTAIPGLGPETLAEIPADTRQAFVVTGRNADSNESTAVLYVREAPDRGWTPATEPWAAHNGMEGWTAEHSTGDLRSPVGVFGLTDAGGRLPDPGSRLPYDEEEYFAVEGDGFFGEPLEGSFDYVVAINYNRVEGVSPIDHERPLGEDRGGGIWIHVDHGGPTQGCVSVSEERMKELLRTLDPAKKPVVVMGDKASLAR from the coding sequence GTGCCCCTCCTCGCGCCCTTTCTCGCTCTCTTCCTGGTGCTCACCGGCTGCGGCGCACCCGCCTCCTCCGGGCCCGTGCCGAAGGGAGCGGAGGTGGCCGGGTCGGACGGTGAAGGCGGCCAGGGCTCCGTCGGTGTCCTCGCCCGGTCCGCCGCGCCCGCCGCTCCTCCCGCTCCCTCCGCCCCGGCCGCCGCCCGGCCCGTCGTTCCCGGGTCGCCGGCCCCGTCCGCCCCGTCCGCCCCGTCCGCCCCGTCCGCCCCGTCCGCCCTGTCCGTTCCTTCCGTGCTCCCGACGGCGATCCCGGGGCTGGGGCCGGAGACCCTGGCGGAGATCCCGGCCGACACCCGGCAGGCGTTCGTCGTGACCGGCCGGAACGCGGACTCCAACGAGTCCACCGCCGTCCTGTACGTCCGCGAAGCCCCGGACCGGGGCTGGACACCCGCCACCGAGCCGTGGGCCGCCCACAACGGCATGGAGGGGTGGACCGCCGAGCACTCCACCGGCGATCTCCGGTCCCCGGTGGGCGTCTTCGGCCTCACCGACGCGGGCGGCAGACTGCCCGATCCCGGCAGCCGGCTCCCGTACGACGAGGAGGAGTACTTCGCGGTGGAGGGCGACGGGTTCTTCGGCGAACCCCTGGAGGGCTCCTTCGACTACGTCGTGGCCATCAACTACAACCGCGTCGAAGGCGTCAGCCCGATCGACCACGAGCGGCCGCTCGGCGAGGACCGGGGCGGCGGCATCTGGATCCACGTGGACCACGGCGGCCCGACCCAGGGGTGTGTCTCCGTCTCGGAGGAGCGGATGAAGGAGTTGCTGCGCACGCTCGACCCGGCGAAGAAGCCGGTCGTCGTGATGGGCGACAAGGCCTCGCTGGCGCGCTGA
- the aspS gene encoding aspartate--tRNA ligase, with protein sequence MHRYRSHTCGELRASDVGTDVRLSGWLHNRRDLGGILFIDLRDHYGLVQLVARPGTPGNEALSKLTKETVVRIDGKVSARGTENVNPELPTGEIEIEVTAVEVLGEAAPLPFTINTEDGVNEERRLEYRFLDLRRERMHRNIMLRSAVIAAIRSKMVALGFNEMATPILTATSPEGARDFVVPSRLNPGKFYALPQAPQQFKQLLMISGFDRYFQIAPCFRDEDARADRSPGEFYQLDVEMSFVEQEDVFQPIEKLMTELFTEFGNGREVTSPFPRIPFRESMLKYGNDKPDLRAKLELVDISDVFADSGFKAFAGKHVRALPVPDTAGQSRKFFDGLGEYAVEHGAKGLAWVRVGEDGTLAGPIAKFLTETDVKTLTERLSLVPGHAIFFGAGEFDEVSKIMSAVRVEAAKRSGHFEEGVFRFCWIVDFPMYEKDEETGKIDFSHNPFSMPQGGLEDLETKDPLDILAWQYDIVCNGIELSSGAIRNHEPELMLRAFEIAGYDRETVEQEFAGMLRAFRLGAPPHGGIAPGVDRIVMLLADEPNIRETIAFPLNGNAQDLMMGAPTVLDEARLRELNIQLRKPVATSKGEAAKAESSAAEKTEK encoded by the coding sequence ATGCATCGGTACAGGTCCCACACCTGCGGCGAGCTCCGCGCCTCTGACGTCGGCACCGACGTCCGGCTGAGCGGCTGGCTGCACAATCGCCGAGACCTGGGCGGCATCCTCTTCATCGATCTCCGCGACCACTACGGCCTGGTCCAGCTCGTCGCCCGCCCCGGCACCCCGGGGAACGAGGCGCTCTCGAAGCTGACCAAGGAGACCGTCGTCCGGATCGACGGCAAGGTCTCCGCGCGCGGCACCGAGAACGTGAACCCGGAGCTCCCGACCGGTGAGATCGAGATCGAGGTCACCGCGGTCGAGGTGCTCGGCGAGGCGGCCCCGCTGCCCTTCACGATCAACACCGAGGACGGGGTGAACGAGGAGCGCCGTCTGGAGTACCGCTTCCTCGACCTGCGCCGCGAGCGCATGCACCGCAACATCATGCTGCGCTCGGCCGTGATCGCCGCCATCCGCTCGAAGATGGTGGCTCTCGGCTTCAACGAGATGGCGACCCCGATCCTCACCGCGACCTCCCCCGAGGGCGCCCGTGACTTCGTCGTGCCGTCGCGTCTCAACCCGGGCAAGTTCTACGCGCTGCCGCAGGCCCCCCAGCAGTTCAAGCAGCTGCTGATGATCTCCGGCTTCGACCGCTACTTCCAGATCGCGCCCTGCTTCCGCGACGAGGACGCCCGCGCCGACCGCTCGCCGGGCGAGTTCTACCAGCTCGACGTCGAGATGTCCTTCGTCGAGCAGGAAGACGTCTTCCAGCCGATCGAGAAGCTGATGACCGAGCTCTTCACCGAGTTCGGCAACGGCCGCGAGGTCACCTCCCCGTTCCCGCGCATCCCGTTCCGCGAGTCGATGCTGAAGTACGGCAACGACAAGCCCGACCTGCGGGCCAAGCTGGAGCTCGTCGACATCTCGGACGTCTTCGCCGACTCCGGGTTCAAGGCGTTCGCCGGGAAGCACGTGCGCGCGCTCCCCGTCCCGGACACCGCCGGACAGTCCCGCAAGTTCTTCGACGGCCTCGGTGAGTACGCCGTCGAGCACGGCGCCAAGGGCCTCGCCTGGGTGCGCGTGGGTGAGGACGGCACGCTGGCCGGTCCGATCGCCAAGTTCCTCACCGAGACGGACGTCAAGACGCTCACCGAGCGCCTCTCGCTCGTTCCCGGCCACGCGATCTTCTTCGGCGCCGGAGAGTTCGACGAGGTCTCCAAGATCATGTCGGCCGTCCGCGTCGAGGCCGCCAAGCGCTCCGGCCACTTCGAGGAGGGCGTCTTCCGGTTCTGCTGGATCGTCGACTTCCCGATGTACGAGAAGGACGAGGAGACCGGCAAGATCGACTTCTCGCACAACCCCTTCTCGATGCCCCAGGGCGGCCTGGAGGACCTGGAGACGAAGGACCCGCTGGACATCCTGGCCTGGCAGTACGACATCGTCTGCAACGGCATCGAGCTGTCCTCCGGCGCGATCCGCAACCACGAGCCCGAGCTGATGCTCAGGGCCTTCGAGATCGCCGGTTACGACCGCGAGACCGTCGAGCAGGAGTTCGCGGGCATGCTGCGCGCCTTCCGCCTCGGTGCCCCGCCGCACGGCGGCATCGCCCCGGGCGTGGACCGCATCGTGATGCTGCTCGCCGACGAGCCGAACATCCGCGAGACGATCGCCTTCCCGCTCAACGGCAACGCCCAGGACCTGATGATGGGCGCCCCGACCGTGCTGGACGAGGCGCGTCTGCGCGAGCTCAACATCCAGCTCCGCAAGCCCGTCGCCACGTCGAAGGGCGAGGCTGCCAAGGCCGAGTCCTCCGCCGCGGAGAAGACGGAGAAGTAA
- a CDS encoding SpoIIE family protein phosphatase — MRTEDILAAIETGLWRWDTADGTVLLDAEAARLLDMPGSGIYRESVVRARYHPADWNEVRSVVTLAVSEDTLAESRLRIVDEDGRVLRTVRARARPYKPTGAATDEFVLWGTLQEVAEPIPGVSSAQTPVTGDWRRSREAFLLDAGRALVEARSTEEVLRVAGSLSMPGFSPDGLAVFGIEGDRLTVVGHHGHGDGDEEPFADMPLQTAYPAAEVARTGRSIYLSSPEEYARRFPLTWPLARNFGRRSWAFLPLVVSGRTMGAWMAGFREAVSFSPDERAVLTTVARMLAQALDRAGAAESERELSLGLQRAMMPSLGMRVPGITVAARYIPTGGGLQVGGDWYDMIALPNGRVALVIGDVQGHDVRAAGLMGQLRIALRAYASEGHRPDAVLARASRFLAGLTKAYEYDGDGDESSAPRFATCLYAEADPANGTLDIARAGHPDPVVISADGTAVIRQTQGGLPLGIETDADYPTTQVVLEPGETMMLCTDGLIETGGHDLATGWERLRPILETPGADPETLAEALLETVHGPTSHYTTGPLPERHEDDIALLVIRRDTPATEAKSPPRRAAVTIAQAEPERIAVARQLLRELLHDWADDEQVDSAVLMLSEMATNVLVHTDGDALMVAEVTGEHGERRLRVEVADGSDELPHKRRPGEMASSGRGLVLMEMLADTWGVDPRGAGKSIWFELYESAEPEELTSPPLPFERI; from the coding sequence ATGCGTACCGAGGACATCCTGGCGGCCATCGAAACGGGGCTGTGGCGCTGGGACACCGCGGACGGGACGGTCCTGCTCGACGCGGAGGCCGCCCGTCTCCTCGACATGCCCGGGAGCGGGATCTACCGGGAGTCCGTCGTACGCGCCCGCTACCACCCGGCCGACTGGAACGAGGTCCGCTCGGTCGTCACCCTGGCGGTCTCCGAGGACACCCTGGCGGAATCCCGGCTCCGGATCGTCGACGAGGACGGCAGGGTGCTCCGTACCGTGCGGGCACGGGCCCGGCCCTACAAGCCCACGGGCGCGGCCACCGACGAGTTCGTCCTCTGGGGCACGCTCCAGGAGGTCGCGGAGCCCATCCCCGGCGTCTCGTCCGCACAGACGCCCGTCACCGGCGACTGGCGGCGCTCCCGCGAGGCGTTCCTGCTGGACGCGGGGCGGGCACTGGTCGAGGCCCGGTCCACGGAGGAGGTCCTGCGGGTCGCCGGTTCGCTCTCCATGCCCGGCTTCTCGCCGGACGGGCTGGCGGTCTTCGGCATCGAGGGGGACCGGCTGACCGTCGTGGGCCATCACGGCCACGGCGACGGCGACGAGGAGCCCTTCGCCGACATGCCGCTCCAGACCGCCTACCCCGCGGCGGAGGTCGCCCGCACCGGCCGGTCGATCTACCTGTCGTCACCGGAGGAGTACGCCCGGCGCTTCCCGCTCACCTGGCCACTCGCCCGCAACTTCGGCCGGCGGTCCTGGGCCTTCCTGCCCCTGGTCGTCTCCGGACGGACCATGGGCGCCTGGATGGCCGGGTTCCGCGAGGCCGTGAGCTTCTCCCCGGACGAGCGGGCCGTGCTCACCACCGTGGCGAGGATGCTCGCCCAGGCCCTCGACCGCGCCGGGGCGGCGGAGTCCGAGCGGGAGCTCTCCCTTGGGCTCCAGCGGGCAATGATGCCCTCGCTGGGCATGCGCGTCCCCGGCATCACCGTGGCGGCCCGCTACATCCCCACCGGCGGAGGCCTCCAGGTCGGCGGCGACTGGTACGACATGATCGCGCTGCCCAACGGCCGGGTCGCGCTCGTCATCGGCGACGTGCAGGGCCACGACGTGCGCGCGGCCGGGCTGATGGGCCAGCTCCGCATCGCCCTGCGCGCCTACGCCTCCGAGGGCCACCGCCCGGACGCGGTGCTCGCCCGCGCCTCCCGCTTCCTGGCCGGGCTGACCAAGGCGTACGAGTACGACGGCGACGGCGACGAATCCAGCGCCCCGCGCTTCGCGACCTGCCTCTACGCCGAGGCCGACCCGGCCAACGGCACCCTCGACATCGCCCGCGCCGGCCACCCCGACCCCGTGGTGATCAGCGCCGACGGCACCGCCGTCATCCGGCAGACGCAGGGCGGACTGCCGCTGGGCATCGAGACCGACGCCGACTACCCGACGACCCAGGTGGTGCTGGAACCCGGCGAGACGATGATGCTCTGCACCGACGGGCTCATCGAGACCGGCGGACACGACCTCGCGACCGGCTGGGAGCGGCTGCGCCCCATTCTGGAGACGCCCGGAGCCGATCCGGAGACCCTCGCCGAGGCGCTCCTGGAGACGGTCCACGGACCCACCTCGCACTACACGACGGGCCCCCTCCCGGAGCGCCACGAGGACGACATCGCGCTGCTGGTAATCCGCCGAGACACCCCCGCCACCGAGGCGAAGTCCCCGCCGCGCCGTGCCGCGGTGACCATCGCGCAGGCCGAGCCGGAGCGGATCGCCGTCGCCCGGCAGCTGCTGCGCGAGCTGCTGCACGACTGGGCCGACGACGAGCAGGTCGACTCCGCCGTGCTGATGCTCTCGGAGATGGCCACCAACGTGCTGGTGCACACGGACGGCGACGCGCTGATGGTGGCCGAGGTGACCGGCGAGCACGGCGAGCGGCGGCTGCGGGTCGAGGTCGCGGACGGCAGCGATGAGCTCCCGCACAAGCGCCGTCCGGGCGAGATGGCCTCCAGCGGACGCGGGCTGGTCCTGATGGAGATGCTGGCGGACACCTGGGGGGTCGACCCGCGCGGAGCGGGCAAGTCGATCTGGTTCGAGCTGTACGAGTCCGCCGAGCCCGAGGAGCTCACGTCGCCCCCGCTCCCGTTCGAGCGGATCTGA
- a CDS encoding AI-2E family transporter, which produces MPNQKPLLPDAARRTAAWCGVLLLVTGVAAVVVWLSVYLKTAVTPVLLALLGTALLGPVHRWLTARHVQRSLSAGLTCALLVAVVGGAGYIVVTALIDNGGHIVSSLKDAGQWVIDHFDLGDRASVDNLAGNARTLVEKFGATAAGGVITGLSLIGTLAATAVLALLLTFFFLRDSDRAVRLAHSLAPRGAGDLVEAMGRRAFGAVEGFMRGTTFIALIDALCITVGLLIVGVPGAVGLGALVFVGAYIPYLGAFLSGAVAVLVALADRGFVIALWVLGIVVAVQLLEGHVLQPMIQSRTVRLHPAVILIVLTAGASVAGILGMLLAVPLSAAAFGVIEELRARNAAPDTP; this is translated from the coding sequence GTGCCGAACCAGAAACCCCTCCTGCCCGACGCCGCCCGGCGGACGGCCGCCTGGTGCGGTGTCCTGCTGCTCGTCACCGGGGTCGCCGCCGTCGTCGTCTGGCTGTCCGTCTACCTCAAGACCGCCGTCACCCCCGTCCTGCTCGCCCTGCTCGGTACGGCGCTGCTCGGCCCGGTCCACCGCTGGCTGACCGCCCGCCACGTGCAGCGCTCCCTCTCCGCCGGCCTGACCTGCGCCCTGTTGGTCGCGGTCGTCGGCGGTGCCGGGTACATCGTCGTCACCGCGCTCATCGACAACGGCGGTCACATCGTCTCCTCGCTCAAGGACGCCGGCCAGTGGGTGATCGACCACTTCGACCTGGGCGACCGGGCGTCCGTGGACAACCTCGCCGGCAACGCCAGGACCCTCGTCGAGAAGTTCGGCGCCACCGCGGCCGGCGGTGTCATCACCGGCCTGAGCCTGATCGGCACCCTGGCCGCGACCGCCGTCCTCGCGCTGCTCCTCACCTTCTTCTTCCTGCGCGACTCCGACCGGGCCGTACGGCTCGCCCACTCCCTCGCGCCGCGCGGTGCGGGCGACCTCGTCGAGGCGATGGGGCGCCGGGCCTTCGGGGCGGTCGAGGGCTTCATGCGCGGCACCACCTTCATCGCGCTGATCGACGCCCTCTGCATCACCGTCGGACTGCTGATCGTGGGGGTGCCCGGCGCCGTCGGGCTGGGCGCGCTGGTCTTCGTCGGCGCCTACATCCCCTACCTGGGGGCCTTCCTCTCCGGCGCGGTGGCCGTCCTGGTGGCACTCGCCGACCGGGGGTTCGTCATCGCCCTCTGGGTACTCGGCATCGTCGTCGCGGTCCAGCTGCTGGAGGGCCACGTGCTCCAGCCGATGATCCAGAGCCGCACCGTGCGGCTGCACCCGGCCGTCATCCTGATCGTGCTGACCGCCGGCGCGAGCGTCGCCGGCATCCTCGGCATGCTGCTCGCCGTCCCGCTCAGCGCGGCGGCCTTCGGCGTGATCGAGGAGCTGCGGGCCCGGAACGCGGCTCCCGACACCCCGTGA
- a CDS encoding pirin family protein yields MPAVTVENPLTLPKVAASGDAVARPVLAVTTAPTGFEGEGFPVRRAFAGINYKHLDPFIMMDQMGEVEYAAGEPKGTPWHPHRGFETVTYLIDGSFIHQDSNGGGGTIENGDTQWMTAGSGLLHIEAPPESLVMSGGLFHGLQLWVNLPKSHKMMDPRYQDIRGGQVQLLASPDGGALLRVIAGELDGHEGPGITHTPITMIHATIRPGAEVTLPWREDFNGLAYVLAGRGTAGAERRPVHLGQTAVFGAGSSLTVRADEQQDGHTPDLEVVLLGGRPIREPMAHYGPFVMNSQAELKKAFEDFQAGRLGSVPAVHGM; encoded by the coding sequence ATGCCCGCAGTGACCGTAGAAAACCCGCTGACCCTGCCCAAGGTGGCCGCCTCGGGCGACGCCGTCGCCCGTCCCGTCCTCGCGGTCACCACCGCGCCGACGGGCTTCGAGGGCGAGGGATTCCCGGTGCGACGCGCGTTCGCCGGGATCAACTACAAGCACCTCGACCCGTTCATCATGATGGACCAGATGGGTGAGGTGGAGTACGCGGCCGGTGAGCCCAAGGGAACCCCCTGGCACCCGCACCGCGGCTTCGAGACCGTGACGTACCTGATCGACGGCAGCTTCATCCACCAGGACTCCAACGGTGGCGGCGGCACCATCGAGAACGGCGACACCCAGTGGATGACGGCGGGCTCCGGCCTGCTGCACATCGAGGCCCCGCCGGAGTCGCTGGTCATGTCCGGCGGCCTCTTCCACGGCCTCCAGCTCTGGGTGAACCTGCCCAAGAGCCACAAGATGATGGACCCCCGCTACCAGGACATCCGCGGCGGCCAGGTCCAGCTCCTCGCCTCCCCGGACGGCGGCGCGCTGCTCCGCGTCATCGCCGGTGAGCTCGACGGGCACGAGGGCCCCGGCATCACCCACACCCCCATCACGATGATCCACGCGACCATCCGCCCGGGCGCCGAGGTGACCCTGCCGTGGCGCGAGGACTTCAACGGCCTCGCGTACGTGCTCGCCGGCCGCGGCACCGCGGGCGCCGAGCGGCGCCCCGTCCACCTGGGACAGACGGCCGTCTTCGGCGCCGGTTCCTCGCTGACCGTCCGCGCGGACGAGCAGCAGGACGGGCACACCCCCGACCTGGAGGTCGTCCTCCTCGGCGGGCGCCCCATCCGCGAACCGATGGCGCACTACGGGCCGTTCGTCATGAACAGCCAGGCCGAACTGAAGAAGGCCTTCGAGGACTTCCAGGCCGGCCGTCTCGGCTCCGTCCCGGCGGTCCACGGCATGTGA
- a CDS encoding SseB family protein: MYGYDQNPGAQQQMGQMGQMGGGYAEQPLYPEPSPPSLADAVRAFTTGTLAAEDFQQIFATSKVYCPRGDGPGFLALHNTQQPVIPMFSTLKELRRYAGKESKYFVITGAEVIDLLPTGYGFVLDMEGDHRMVFDAKAVEQMVDFAMRRMYG, translated from the coding sequence ATGTACGGCTACGACCAGAACCCGGGTGCACAGCAGCAGATGGGTCAGATGGGGCAGATGGGCGGCGGCTATGCCGAGCAGCCGCTCTATCCCGAGCCCTCGCCACCCTCCCTGGCGGACGCGGTACGGGCCTTCACCACCGGCACGCTCGCGGCGGAGGACTTCCAGCAGATCTTCGCGACCTCGAAGGTGTACTGCCCGCGCGGCGACGGCCCGGGCTTCCTCGCGCTGCACAACACCCAGCAGCCGGTGATCCCGATGTTCAGCACCCTCAAGGAGCTGCGCCGGTACGCGGGCAAGGAGTCGAAGTACTTCGTGATCACCGGCGCCGAGGTGATCGACCTGCTCCCGACCGGGTACGGCTTCGTCCTCGACATGGAGGGCGACCACCGGATGGTCTTCGACGCCAAGGCGGTCGAGCAGATGGTCGACTTCGCCATGCGGCGCATGTACGGCTGA
- a CDS encoding acyl-CoA dehydrogenase yields the protein MGHYKSNLRDIEFNLFEVLGRDKLYGTGPFAEMDVETAKSILDEVTRLAENELAASYTDADRTPPVFDPATHTAPVPETFKRSYQAFMDSEYWRLGLPEEIGGTTSPRSLIWGYAELLLGANPAVWMYSSGPAFAGILHAEGNDAQKKIAEIAVEKQWGSTMVLTEPDAGSDVGAGRTKAVQQADGSWHITGVKRFITSGEHDMSENILHYVLARPEGAGPGTKGLSLFLVPKYHFDWQTGELGERNGVYATNVEHKMGLKASNTCEMTFGDQHPAQGWLIGDKHDGIRQMFMIIEFARMMVGTKAIATLSTGYLNALEYAKERVQGSDLSQFMDKTAPKVTITHHPDVRRSLMTQKAYAEGMRSLVLYTASVQDAIQVEEAAGGDAKALHGLNDLLLPIVKGYGSERSYEQLAQSLQTFGGSGYLQEYPIEQYIRDAKIDTLYEGTTAIQGQDFFFRKIVRDQGASLNTLSEEIKKFLAGAQGNDELAPALDSLAKAAVDLEAIVGTMINDLTATGEDVKSIYKVGLNTTRLLLASGDVVVGYLLLKGASVAAEKLPTASGKDIAFYQGKIAAAKFFAANVLPGVSTERVLAESVDNSLMELDEAAF from the coding sequence ATGGGGCACTACAAGTCGAATCTCCGCGACATCGAGTTCAACCTCTTCGAGGTGCTCGGGCGCGACAAGCTGTACGGCACCGGACCGTTCGCGGAGATGGACGTCGAGACCGCGAAGAGCATCCTCGACGAGGTCACCCGCCTCGCGGAGAACGAGCTCGCCGCCTCCTACACCGACGCCGACCGCACCCCGCCGGTCTTCGACCCCGCGACCCACACCGCACCGGTCCCGGAGACCTTCAAGCGGTCGTACCAGGCGTTCATGGACTCCGAGTACTGGCGCCTGGGCCTCCCGGAGGAGATCGGCGGCACCACCTCCCCGCGCTCCCTGATCTGGGGCTACGCGGAGCTGCTGCTCGGCGCGAACCCGGCCGTCTGGATGTACTCCTCCGGGCCCGCGTTCGCCGGCATCCTGCACGCCGAGGGCAACGACGCGCAGAAGAAGATCGCGGAGATCGCCGTCGAGAAGCAGTGGGGCTCGACGATGGTGCTGACCGAGCCGGACGCCGGTTCGGACGTCGGCGCCGGCCGTACCAAGGCGGTCCAGCAGGCCGACGGCTCCTGGCACATCACGGGCGTGAAGCGCTTCATCACGTCCGGCGAGCACGACATGTCGGAGAACATCCTCCACTACGTGCTGGCCCGCCCCGAGGGCGCCGGACCGGGCACCAAGGGCCTCTCGCTCTTCCTCGTCCCGAAGTACCACTTCGACTGGCAGACCGGTGAGCTGGGCGAGCGCAACGGCGTCTACGCCACGAACGTCGAGCACAAGATGGGCCTCAAGGCCTCCAACACCTGCGAGATGACCTTCGGCGACCAGCACCCCGCGCAGGGCTGGCTGATCGGCGACAAGCACGACGGCATCCGCCAGATGTTCATGATCATCGAGTTCGCCCGGATGATGGTCGGCACGAAGGCCATCGCCACCCTCTCCACCGGCTACCTCAACGCGCTGGAGTACGCCAAGGAGCGCGTCCAGGGCTCGGACCTGTCGCAGTTCATGGACAAGACCGCCCCCAAGGTCACCATCACGCACCACCCCGACGTGCGCCGCTCCCTCATGACGCAGAAGGCGTACGCCGAGGGCATGCGCTCCCTGGTGCTGTACACCGCCTCCGTCCAGGACGCGATCCAGGTCGAGGAGGCCGCCGGCGGGGACGCCAAGGCGCTGCACGGCCTCAACGACCTGCTGCTGCCGATCGTGAAGGGCTACGGCTCCGAGCGCTCCTACGAGCAGCTCGCGCAGTCGCTGCAGACCTTCGGCGGCTCCGGGTACCTCCAGGAGTACCCGATCGAGCAGTACATCCGCGACGCCAAGATCGACACCCTCTACGAGGGCACCACGGCCATCCAGGGCCAGGACTTCTTCTTCCGGAAGATCGTCCGCGACCAGGGCGCCTCCCTCAACACGCTCTCCGAGGAGATCAAGAAGTTCCTCGCCGGCGCCCAGGGCAACGACGAGCTGGCCCCCGCGCTGGACTCCCTCGCCAAGGCGGCCGTGGACCTGGAGGCGATCGTCGGCACGATGATCAACGACCTCACCGCGACCGGCGAGGACGTGAAGAGCATCTACAAGGTGGGGCTCAACACCACCCGCCTGCTGCTCGCCTCCGGCGACGTCGTCGTCGGCTACCTCCTCCTCAAGGGCGCATCGGTCGCCGCGGAGAAGCTGCCGACCGCCTCCGGCAAGGACATCGCCTTCTACCAGGGCAAGATCGCGGCCGCGAAGTTCTTCGCCGCCAACGTCCTGCCCGGCGTCTCGACCGAGCGCGTGCTGGCCGAGTCCGTCGACAACTCCCTGATGGAGCTGGACGAGGCCGCCTTCTAG